In the Duncaniella freteri genome, one interval contains:
- a CDS encoding TIGR02757 family protein: MTENDLRELLDSEASRINAPSFIWEDPVQFPRRFDDPRDIEISAMLTSAIAWGNRRMICRDCDRMLSLMENKPYSYMMDEGYEDLDDESNIHRTFFNRHFKYFLRGLRRVYVSSGSLQEFARKEGVASAELPSWTLVESLNRELAIANGENADTAVASRCLPQNLSTTALKRVNMALRWLVRDDGIVDMGIWDVIKPSQLFIPLDVHVGDVSRELGLLSRKSDDKRAVLELTGHLRRFNPSDPVIYDYALFGIGMRL; encoded by the coding sequence CCGAGGCGTCAAGAATCAATGCTCCTTCATTTATATGGGAGGACCCTGTGCAGTTTCCAAGACGTTTTGATGATCCGCGGGATATAGAGATTTCTGCGATGCTTACGTCTGCAATAGCTTGGGGGAATCGTCGTATGATATGTCGAGATTGCGATAGGATGCTTTCTCTTATGGAAAACAAGCCTTATTCATATATGATGGATGAGGGTTATGAGGATCTTGATGACGAAAGTAACATACATCGCACTTTTTTCAATCGTCATTTCAAGTATTTTCTTAGAGGGCTGCGTCGTGTGTATGTGTCATCGGGTTCTCTTCAGGAGTTTGCACGTAAGGAAGGAGTGGCATCAGCCGAACTTCCGTCATGGACTCTTGTGGAGTCTCTGAATAGAGAGCTTGCTATTGCTAATGGAGAGAATGCCGATACAGCTGTTGCCTCACGATGTCTGCCACAGAATCTTTCTACTACAGCACTTAAGCGCGTCAATATGGCACTACGATGGCTTGTCAGGGATGACGGTATTGTGGATATGGGCATATGGGATGTGATCAAGCCTTCGCAGCTCTTCATTCCGTTGGATGTGCATGTCGGCGATGTATCACGCGAGTTGGGTTTGCTTTCACGTAAGAGCGACGACAAACGAGCGGTCCTCGAACTGACAGGGCATCTGCGCAGGTTCAATCCGTCAGATCCGGTGATTTATGATTACGCGCTTTTCGGTATAGGCATGAGGCTGTGA
- a CDS encoding L,D-transpeptidase: MKLLLSLLCLFSPTLTLADTIDEEYELSPQVTALVMGYKGTSTPCIPDPDEEQWTILDSPSSSAPGRMRLPKHIVVDKPHTRLYVINMFGDTLCRYRVCASLKRGQKQKMDDWRTPEGTFGLMGVYNSTDWTYKDTQDKCYGPYFVSLITPRFWGIGIHGTNSPYSVPGRRSHGCMRMHNEDILIVRQMVDKDSKVTILPDPVPDVD; encoded by the coding sequence ATGAAATTGCTTTTATCACTGCTATGCCTCTTTTCACCAACCCTCACTTTAGCTGACACTATCGATGAGGAGTATGAACTGTCACCTCAAGTGACGGCATTGGTTATGGGCTACAAAGGAACCTCCACACCTTGCATACCTGATCCTGACGAGGAGCAATGGACCATTCTCGATTCGCCTTCATCATCAGCCCCGGGCAGGATGAGACTACCCAAACATATTGTTGTCGACAAGCCTCACACACGGCTGTATGTGATCAACATGTTCGGCGATACATTATGCCGTTACAGGGTATGCGCATCACTTAAAAGGGGGCAGAAGCAAAAAATGGATGACTGGCGCACACCGGAAGGCACATTCGGACTGATGGGTGTATACAACTCCACCGACTGGACCTATAAGGATACCCAGGACAAATGTTACGGTCCATACTTCGTGTCACTCATTACGCCAAGATTTTGGGGCATAGGCATACACGGCACTAACTCACCTTATTCCGTGCCTGGTCGGCGCAGCCACGGATGCATGCGTATGCACAACGAGGACATACTGATAGTGCGCCAAATGGTTGACAAGGACTCCAAAGTGACCATATTGCCTGATCCTGTCCCTGATGTCGACTGA
- the guaB gene encoding IMP dehydrogenase, whose product MSFIADRVKMDGLTFDDVLLIPAYSEVLPREVNLTTRFSRNITLNVPIVSAAMDTVTEAALAIAIAREGGIGVIHKNMPVAEQARQVHAVKRAENGMIYDPVTIRRGSSVADALAMMKEYHIGGIPVVDDDRKLVGIVTNRDLRFEQDLNRPIDEVMTSENLITTNQSTDLEEAAQILQQHKIEKLPVVDSDNHLVGLVTYKDITKAKDKPNACKDRLGRLRVAAGVGVTPDTMERVDALVEAGVDALVIDTAHGHSRGVIGVLRAIKEKYPQVDVVVGNIATGEAARYLVDNGADGVKVGIGPGSICTTRIIAGVGVPQLSAVYDVAKALKGTGVPLIADGGIRYSGDIVKALAAGAYAVMLGGMLAGVEESPGDTIIYNGRKYKSYRGMGSLEAMEKGSKDRYFQGNVSDAKKLVPEGIAARVPYKGMLYEVIYQMLGGLRAGMGYCGAADIERLHEAKFARITNAGVAESHPHDVAITSEAPNYSATSRN is encoded by the coding sequence ATGTCATTTATTGCTGATAGAGTAAAAATGGACGGGCTCACATTTGATGATGTCCTCCTTATTCCGGCTTATTCGGAAGTATTACCCCGCGAAGTAAATCTTACCACACGTTTTTCACGCAACATTACGCTTAATGTGCCTATTGTGTCGGCTGCAATGGATACCGTCACTGAGGCGGCTCTTGCCATAGCTATAGCCCGTGAAGGTGGTATCGGTGTCATTCACAAGAATATGCCGGTTGCCGAGCAGGCTCGTCAGGTGCATGCTGTGAAACGCGCTGAGAACGGAATGATATACGATCCTGTGACTATCCGTCGAGGCTCTTCTGTGGCTGACGCTCTTGCTATGATGAAGGAGTATCACATAGGTGGTATACCTGTGGTTGATGATGACCGCAAGCTTGTTGGCATTGTCACCAATCGAGACCTCAGATTTGAGCAGGATCTCAACCGTCCTATTGACGAGGTGATGACAAGTGAGAATCTTATCACCACCAATCAGTCAACCGATCTTGAGGAGGCGGCACAGATACTTCAGCAGCATAAGATTGAAAAGCTTCCGGTTGTCGATAGTGACAATCATCTTGTAGGTCTTGTGACATATAAGGATATAACTAAGGCAAAGGATAAGCCTAATGCATGCAAGGACCGTCTCGGTCGTCTAAGAGTGGCTGCCGGTGTGGGTGTGACACCTGACACTATGGAGCGTGTCGATGCTCTTGTCGAGGCCGGTGTCGATGCTCTTGTGATTGATACTGCTCACGGACACTCGCGCGGGGTGATAGGTGTTCTCCGTGCTATCAAGGAGAAATATCCTCAGGTGGATGTTGTTGTTGGTAATATCGCAACAGGCGAGGCAGCCCGATATCTTGTTGACAATGGTGCCGATGGAGTCAAGGTTGGCATTGGTCCTGGTTCGATATGCACCACCCGCATTATCGCCGGAGTAGGTGTGCCGCAGCTCAGTGCGGTCTACGACGTGGCAAAGGCCCTCAAAGGCACTGGTGTACCTTTGATTGCCGATGGCGGAATCCGCTATTCTGGAGATATCGTAAAGGCTCTTGCGGCAGGTGCGTATGCCGTTATGCTTGGCGGTATGCTTGCCGGAGTTGAGGAATCACCCGGCGATACCATAATCTACAATGGCAGAAAGTACAAGTCATACCGTGGCATGGGATCGCTTGAGGCTATGGAAAAAGGCTCTAAGGACCGTTACTTCCAGGGTAATGTCAGCGATGCCAAGAAGCTCGTTCCGGAAGGTATCGCAGCTCGTGTGCCTTACAAGGGAATGCTTTATGAAGTGATCTATCAGATGCTCGGCGGTCTGCGTGCCGGAATGGGCTATTGTGGAGCAGCTGATATAGAGCGTCTGCATGAGGCGAAGTTTGCGCGTATCACCAATGCCGGTGTTGCTGAAAGCCATCCTCATGATGTTGCCATCACCAGTGAGGCTCCCAACTATAGTGCCACCAGCCGTAACTGA
- a CDS encoding peptidylprolyl isomerase gives MKKYLIPIATVFAAILTVSASPRNSDPVVMTVNGKEIKLSEFEYLYKKNNLQQAAPLSIDDYVDMFVVYKLKVADAEVAGIDTTKAFRDEFNGYCAELSAPYLRDSLVEQRLVAEAYDRMHRERCVSHILLPYGKTLAEREANRARLDSIRSVIMDGADFGEMAIKYSYDRSAARNFGNMGYIRSGMLPYPFEKVAYDTPVGEISPVFEDAPYGFHIIKVTDERQVEGDVSARHILKLTKGLSPDDAAAKKAQIDSIATLLKNGADFEDLARRESEDPGSAIRGGNLGFFGRGMMVPEFEQAAFSLKPGEMSEPFSTAYGYHIVQTLERKPLPTLNESRSHILEMMSRDERSVLPQKEFLSKVRAEHGIDVSSEAMNAVRSIVEGSHDRSAALKALRVSSLVLAEFPSRKLKVSDVVERMPELPEVDLGILFSYYVDECIDNETIELAKARLAETNTDYRNLVNEYRDGILLFEISNRNVWERSSVDVEAQNSFFRQNRTAYSWDVPHFKGYVISAMSDSVASEIQGFLAKNPINKDMLSVSLEDRFGADVKVEHILAAKGENKIIDNIAFGGAEVSPEGKWVAWFPYAYKIIDVPEEASDVKSVLVSDLQQQLEADWVKSLRSKYKVKINRKAIRKFVSK, from the coding sequence ATGAAAAAGTATCTCATACCGATAGCAACAGTGTTTGCAGCGATATTAACAGTCTCAGCCTCTCCTCGTAATTCTGATCCGGTTGTTATGACTGTCAACGGCAAGGAGATAAAGCTTAGCGAATTCGAATATCTGTATAAAAAGAACAATCTACAGCAGGCAGCCCCGCTTTCGATAGATGATTATGTGGATATGTTTGTTGTATATAAACTTAAGGTCGCTGATGCTGAGGTCGCAGGAATTGACACTACCAAGGCTTTCCGTGACGAGTTCAATGGGTATTGTGCTGAGTTGTCAGCTCCTTATCTGAGAGATTCGCTTGTGGAGCAGCGTCTTGTGGCGGAGGCGTATGACCGTATGCACCGTGAGCGTTGTGTCAGCCATATATTGCTTCCGTATGGTAAGACTCTTGCCGAGAGGGAGGCTAATCGGGCACGTCTTGATTCAATACGTTCGGTTATTATGGACGGTGCTGATTTCGGAGAGATGGCTATCAAGTATTCATATGATCGATCGGCAGCAAGGAATTTTGGGAATATGGGATATATTCGGTCCGGTATGCTCCCTTATCCGTTTGAAAAAGTTGCTTATGACACACCTGTGGGGGAGATATCTCCTGTGTTTGAGGATGCGCCGTATGGATTTCATATTATAAAAGTTACGGATGAACGACAAGTGGAAGGAGATGTGTCGGCTCGTCATATACTTAAACTGACTAAAGGACTTTCCCCTGATGATGCGGCGGCAAAAAAAGCTCAGATCGATTCCATAGCGACATTGCTTAAGAACGGAGCGGATTTTGAAGACCTTGCTCGCCGGGAGAGTGAGGATCCCGGTTCGGCGATACGTGGAGGGAATCTCGGATTCTTTGGCAGAGGGATGATGGTGCCGGAATTTGAGCAGGCTGCATTCTCGCTTAAGCCTGGAGAGATGTCCGAACCGTTCAGTACAGCCTATGGCTATCATATAGTACAGACCCTTGAGCGCAAGCCTTTGCCTACATTGAATGAATCTCGCAGTCATATTCTTGAGATGATGAGCAGAGATGAGAGATCCGTATTGCCACAGAAAGAATTCCTTTCAAAAGTGAGAGCTGAGCATGGCATTGATGTTTCGAGTGAAGCTATGAATGCCGTCCGTTCGATTGTTGAGGGAAGCCATGACCGTTCTGCTGCCCTTAAGGCTCTTAGGGTTTCGTCTTTGGTTCTTGCAGAGTTCCCATCCAGGAAGCTCAAGGTGTCGGATGTTGTGGAGAGGATGCCTGAACTGCCAGAAGTGGACCTTGGGATCTTGTTCAGCTATTATGTGGATGAGTGTATTGATAATGAAACCATAGAGTTGGCTAAGGCGCGCCTTGCTGAAACCAATACCGATTATCGCAACCTTGTTAACGAGTACCGTGACGGTATATTGCTGTTTGAGATAAGCAACAGGAATGTATGGGAGCGGTCAAGTGTCGATGTTGAAGCACAGAACAGTTTTTTCCGTCAGAATCGTACAGCCTATTCATGGGATGTCCCTCACTTCAAGGGCTACGTGATTTCAGCTATGAGCGATTCTGTCGCATCTGAGATACAAGGATTCCTTGCAAAGAATCCGATAAATAAGGATATGCTTTCTGTATCGCTTGAAGATCGGTTTGGTGCGGATGTTAAGGTCGAGCATATCCTTGCTGCCAAGGGTGAAAATAAGATAATAGACAATATAGCCTTTGGTGGAGCCGAAGTGTCACCGGAAGGGAAGTGGGTGGCATGGTTTCCATACGCCTACAAGATAATCGATGTACCGGAGGAGGCATCTGATGTTAAGTCGGTTCTTGTTTCTGACCTTCAGCAGCAGCTTGAAGCTGACTGGGTGAAATCACTTCGTTCGAAGTATAAAGTGAAGATCAACAGGAAAGCTATAAGGAAGTTTGTATCAAAATGA
- a CDS encoding DUF5686 and carboxypeptidase-like regulatory domain-containing protein, translating into MRLRTIIFILIANPIKVHADNVTVTGVVRDSLTHEPIPFATVLLKGTDRGTLTDDNGKYTITTALRWDSIQAASMGYDTKQLPAKKGNKIIIDFDLHSTGVLLNTVIAKPKKEHYTKKNNPAVAFMERIRATQDIGDPRRKPDYNYDKYERITLAINNYQFNDSAKRGFDKKFSFIKEYIDTSALTGEPILNVALREKASEVNYRNTPQSEKEYVKGLRQSGMDNFLDQESMKTFYEDVMREVDVYNNDINILQNRFVSPLSRIAPDFYKFYLTDTVPVDSVECVELTFVPRNSASFGFTGRFYVPVGDSTMFIKRIVMHVPHNINLNFINNMLISQDYEQLPDGTRLKTKDDMIIEASIIPGMPEMYARRNTVYTGHNFDRLTDQSIFDRGQSQVYAQGVYDRDSIFWKENRTTRIAHGENSMENMIKRMRSVPLYYWGEKALKTFTSGYITTGNPSKFDIGPLTSTFSTNTIEGFRLRAGGMTTAALSPRWFARGYVARGFRDHKWKYSGEVEYSFRDKRQHSREFPVHSLRFTQLYDMDMLGQNFTLNNQDNMFMSAKRMEDIQMTYHRVSKLEYTLEMENNFTIKAKLESERQEPTRYMQFVNGMGNSFHHYTMNSATIELRYAPGEKFYQMRSGRVPINFDAPVFTLSHTWAPKGVFGNPFALFSTEASFSKRFWFSAFGYMDVFLKGGHVWTRSPYPNLLIPNANLSYFLQAESFSCLNPMEFINDSYAQWDLTYWANGAILNYIPLLKKLKLREAIVFRGLYGHLSHRNRPWENPSLFVFPTDAHTQLMSSTPYMEAGIGIDNVFKVLRIDYTWRLTYRNNPQACRGGLRFMFHFTF; encoded by the coding sequence ATGCGCTTGCGCACCATCATATTCATTCTTATTGCAAACCCTATAAAGGTACATGCCGATAATGTGACAGTCACCGGAGTGGTGAGGGATTCTCTCACACATGAACCGATACCATTCGCTACAGTCCTTCTAAAAGGAACCGACCGTGGCACACTCACTGACGACAATGGCAAATACACGATAACCACAGCTCTAAGATGGGATTCCATACAGGCTGCATCTATGGGATATGACACCAAACAGCTGCCAGCCAAGAAAGGGAACAAAATAATCATAGACTTCGATCTGCATTCCACAGGTGTACTGCTCAACACTGTGATAGCCAAACCAAAGAAGGAGCATTACACTAAGAAAAACAATCCAGCAGTGGCATTCATGGAGCGTATCCGTGCCACACAGGACATTGGAGATCCCCGACGGAAACCTGACTACAATTACGACAAATACGAACGCATAACTCTTGCGATCAACAACTACCAGTTCAATGACTCGGCAAAAAGAGGATTTGACAAAAAATTCTCTTTCATAAAAGAATACATTGACACTTCAGCTCTGACCGGAGAACCCATCCTCAATGTAGCCTTACGGGAAAAAGCCTCTGAGGTCAACTATCGCAACACTCCTCAGAGCGAAAAGGAATATGTGAAAGGCCTACGCCAGTCAGGAATGGACAATTTTCTTGACCAAGAGAGCATGAAGACATTCTATGAGGATGTGATGCGCGAAGTCGATGTCTACAATAATGACATCAACATCCTTCAGAACCGCTTCGTCAGCCCCCTGTCACGTATCGCACCGGATTTCTATAAATTCTATCTCACCGATACCGTGCCTGTTGACTCGGTGGAATGCGTGGAGCTTACCTTTGTGCCAAGAAATTCTGCCTCATTCGGATTCACAGGGCGTTTCTATGTCCCGGTAGGAGACTCCACCATGTTCATAAAGCGAATAGTGATGCATGTGCCCCACAACATAAACCTTAATTTCATCAATAACATGCTCATTTCACAGGATTATGAGCAGCTACCCGACGGTACACGCCTAAAGACAAAGGATGATATGATAATAGAGGCATCCATAATACCAGGTATGCCGGAAATGTACGCACGACGCAACACCGTATATACCGGACATAATTTTGACCGTCTCACCGATCAATCAATATTTGATCGCGGACAATCCCAGGTGTATGCACAAGGGGTATATGACCGTGACTCGATTTTCTGGAAAGAGAATCGGACTACACGGATTGCACATGGAGAGAACTCTATGGAAAATATGATAAAGAGAATGCGATCCGTTCCTTTATATTATTGGGGAGAAAAGGCACTAAAGACTTTCACTTCAGGATATATCACCACAGGAAACCCATCAAAATTTGACATCGGGCCACTCACTTCGACTTTCTCGACCAATACAATCGAAGGATTCCGCCTAAGAGCCGGAGGAATGACCACTGCCGCATTGTCACCAAGATGGTTTGCCAGAGGATATGTGGCAAGAGGCTTCCGTGATCATAAATGGAAATACAGCGGCGAAGTGGAGTATTCATTCCGCGACAAGCGTCAGCATTCAAGAGAATTCCCTGTTCACTCTCTACGCTTCACCCAGCTATATGACATGGATATGCTCGGACAGAATTTCACACTCAATAATCAGGACAATATGTTCATGTCCGCCAAGCGTATGGAGGATATACAGATGACCTATCACCGAGTGAGCAAACTGGAATACACGCTTGAGATGGAGAACAATTTCACAATCAAAGCCAAGCTGGAGAGCGAAAGGCAGGAACCGACAAGATATATGCAATTCGTCAACGGAATGGGGAATTCATTCCATCACTATACGATGAATTCAGCAACCATAGAACTGCGGTATGCCCCAGGCGAAAAGTTTTATCAGATGAGATCCGGCCGTGTGCCTATCAATTTTGACGCTCCGGTGTTCACGCTCAGCCACACATGGGCACCGAAAGGAGTGTTCGGAAATCCGTTCGCATTATTCTCAACCGAGGCATCATTCAGTAAAAGATTCTGGTTCTCGGCATTCGGGTATATGGACGTATTTCTTAAGGGCGGTCATGTATGGACAAGATCACCCTATCCGAATCTGCTTATACCAAATGCCAACCTGTCATACTTCCTTCAGGCAGAATCATTCTCATGCCTCAACCCAATGGAGTTCATCAATGACAGTTATGCGCAATGGGACCTCACTTACTGGGCTAACGGAGCGATACTCAACTACATACCCTTATTAAAGAAACTCAAACTACGCGAAGCCATAGTTTTCCGCGGACTTTACGGACATCTGAGCCATCGCAACCGCCCTTGGGAAAATCCGTCACTGTTCGTTTTCCCTACCGATGCCCACACCCAGCTTATGAGCTCTACCCCCTACATGGAAGCCGGTATAGGTATCGACAATGTATTCAAGGTTCTTCGTATCGATTACACATGGCGACTCACCTATCGCAACAATCCTCAGGCATGCCGCGGCGGTCTACGGTTCATGTTCCATTTCACATTCTAA
- a CDS encoding CYTH domain-containing protein, translated as MGKEIERKFLVKDNSFIQMTTELLHICQTYISDKPEATVRIRVCDDHAWITVKGKNDGAVRDEWEYAIPVNDAMEMAERLAGGWNIDKTRYVVIYEGARWEVDVFHGRHDGLVLAEIELSSASDSFVLPPFIGDEVTGDPRYYNSVLAAHKQL; from the coding sequence ATGGGAAAGGAAATAGAACGAAAATTTCTTGTAAAGGACAATAGTTTCATCCAAATGACCACCGAGTTGCTTCATATATGTCAGACTTATATATCAGACAAGCCTGAGGCGACAGTCCGAATCCGTGTGTGTGACGATCATGCCTGGATCACGGTGAAAGGTAAGAATGATGGGGCGGTGCGTGATGAATGGGAGTATGCGATACCGGTTAATGATGCAATGGAGATGGCTGAAAGACTGGCGGGTGGATGGAATATTGATAAGACGCGTTATGTGGTGATATATGAAGGAGCTCGCTGGGAGGTGGATGTGTTTCACGGAAGGCATGACGGTCTTGTCCTTGCTGAGATTGAGCTTTCGTCTGCCTCTGATAGCTTTGTCCTTCCTCCGTTCATCGGTGATGAGGTGACAGGAGATCCGCGATACTATAACTCGGTGCTTGCGGCTCATAAGCAGTTGTAA
- a CDS encoding AMP-binding protein encodes MEARESLNEYFRDSIRRNWNLPAFTDLGATTMTYKDVARKIAKLHILYKEIGIVPGDKVALCGKNSSQWCVAFLATVTYGAVIVPILADFKPDNIQHLINHSDAKLAIIDEAVWEALNPDGMTRISGALCTRDFSLIHSNDEKLTHTRAHLNELFGQAYPDRFTPEDVNYYKEDNDELCLISYTSGSTGFSKGVMLPYRSLWSNVRYCMDYLPSDPGDGVVCMLPLAHMYGLTIDMLRPFVSGNHIHVLTRTPSPRILVEAFAQVRPRYIVAVPLIIEKIIRTRVFPLLEKPLMKLMLMVPFVDDRLLARILDRLKETFGGNLQEIIIGGAALNKDVERFLRRCNFPYTVGYGMTECGPLIAYAPCTNNRMASCGRIVDRIEAKVSSPNPASVPGILYVKGTNVMLGYYKNPEATAEAIDDDGWLCTGDICNLDEEGFLYVRGRDKNMILGPSGQNIYPEEIEDKLNNLPYVSESLIVDSGAGRLVALIFPDLEAAQSQGFTDSDIEKIMDENIRTLNESLPGYSQVQSYRIQQEEFEKTPKRSIKRYLYK; translated from the coding sequence ATGGAAGCACGCGAAAGCCTCAACGAATATTTCAGAGACTCTATACGTCGCAATTGGAATCTACCGGCATTCACCGATCTTGGTGCCACGACAATGACCTATAAAGACGTGGCTCGCAAGATTGCAAAGTTACATATACTGTATAAAGAGATAGGTATTGTACCTGGCGACAAAGTAGCTCTCTGCGGAAAAAACTCATCCCAATGGTGTGTGGCATTTTTGGCTACAGTTACTTACGGAGCTGTTATTGTACCTATACTTGCCGACTTCAAGCCCGACAATATCCAGCATCTTATAAACCATTCCGATGCTAAACTTGCAATAATTGACGAAGCTGTATGGGAAGCCCTCAATCCCGATGGCATGACCAGGATTTCCGGAGCATTGTGTACACGTGACTTCTCACTGATCCACTCCAATGATGAAAAACTGACCCATACACGTGCTCATCTTAATGAACTTTTCGGTCAAGCATACCCTGACCGTTTCACACCTGAGGATGTCAACTACTACAAAGAGGACAATGATGAACTGTGCCTGATATCATATACATCCGGATCGACAGGCTTTTCCAAAGGAGTCATGCTCCCCTACCGTTCACTTTGGTCCAACGTGCGCTACTGCATGGACTATCTGCCATCCGACCCGGGAGACGGCGTAGTGTGCATGCTCCCATTGGCACACATGTATGGCCTCACCATTGATATGCTCCGTCCATTCGTATCAGGCAACCATATACATGTGCTCACCCGCACACCATCACCACGCATATTGGTGGAGGCATTCGCACAGGTGCGCCCGCGCTATATAGTAGCCGTGCCCCTGATTATAGAGAAGATTATACGCACACGAGTATTCCCGCTTCTTGAGAAACCATTGATGAAACTGATGCTGATGGTTCCGTTTGTCGACGACCGTCTGCTCGCACGCATCCTCGATCGGCTCAAAGAGACATTTGGAGGCAACCTACAGGAAATCATCATCGGAGGAGCCGCCCTCAACAAAGATGTGGAACGTTTCCTACGCCGATGCAACTTTCCGTACACTGTGGGCTACGGCATGACTGAATGCGGACCGCTAATCGCTTATGCCCCTTGCACCAACAACCGCATGGCATCCTGCGGACGCATCGTCGATCGCATCGAAGCCAAAGTTTCGTCCCCCAATCCGGCATCAGTCCCCGGCATACTTTACGTGAAAGGCACAAATGTAATGCTCGGATATTATAAGAACCCGGAAGCGACAGCCGAGGCTATCGATGATGACGGATGGCTTTGCACTGGTGACATATGCAACCTTGACGAGGAAGGATTCCTCTATGTGCGCGGCCGCGACAAAAACATGATTCTCGGACCGTCAGGACAGAACATCTATCCTGAAGAGATTGAGGACAAGCTCAATAACCTCCCTTACGTCTCCGAATCACTCATCGTCGACTCCGGAGCCGGACGCCTGGTAGCACTCATATTCCCCGACCTCGAAGCAGCCCAGTCACAAGGCTTCACCGATTCGGATATCGAAAAGATAATGGACGAGAACATTCGCACACTAAATGAAAGCCTCCCCGGATACTCACAAGTGCAATCGTACCGCATACAGCAGGAGGAATTCGAAAAGACCCCGAAACGCTCTATCAAGCGTTACCTCTACAAATAA
- a CDS encoding Rossmann-like and DUF2520 domain-containing protein, with product MSISANGDMIPQTTGHPLSIVFIGAGNVATHLAQAFEKSDVGNVVQVFSRSIDSAKELAHKLHAAEFVNDPSEIVHDADVYVVSLVDHAVDNVIKEIPRNNALWLHTSGSLPIEALTGKSDRTGVFYPLQTFSKQVPVDMTEVPIFIEGCNPGITDEIRHMAEKMSEKVYYADGDLRRRMHVAAVFACNFSNHMFTIADDLLRRDGLTLEVLHPLLRETVRKAIDGCPADGQTGPAVRGDKAVMEKHQSMLTRELADIYSIISKSIYSRHNPD from the coding sequence ATGTCCATATCGGCAAATGGTGATATGATCCCACAGACCACCGGACACCCACTTTCCATTGTATTTATAGGGGCCGGGAACGTTGCTACCCATCTCGCTCAGGCATTTGAGAAATCGGATGTCGGGAATGTGGTGCAGGTATTTTCCAGGTCCATAGATTCCGCTAAAGAATTAGCGCATAAATTACATGCAGCTGAATTTGTGAACGATCCATCCGAGATAGTCCACGATGCCGACGTGTATGTGGTAAGCCTTGTCGACCATGCTGTGGATAATGTCATAAAAGAAATCCCACGCAACAATGCCCTCTGGCTTCATACCTCAGGCTCCCTGCCTATTGAGGCATTGACAGGGAAATCCGACAGGACCGGTGTTTTCTATCCATTACAGACATTCTCAAAGCAGGTGCCTGTAGATATGACAGAAGTGCCGATATTCATCGAGGGATGCAATCCTGGTATAACGGATGAAATACGACATATGGCAGAGAAAATGTCGGAAAAGGTGTATTATGCCGACGGAGATCTGCGCAGACGTATGCATGTTGCAGCAGTGTTCGCCTGCAATTTTTCCAATCACATGTTTACCATTGCTGATGACCTCCTGAGGCGTGACGGTCTGACACTTGAAGTGCTGCATCCCCTATTGCGTGAGACCGTTCGCAAAGCAATTGACGGCTGCCCGGCTGACGGACAGACCGGTCCGGCAGTCAGAGGAGATAAGGCTGTGATGGAAAAGCACCAGTCAATGCTGACACGTGAACTCGCTGATATCTATTCTATTATATCCAAGTCAATCTATTCACGGCACAATCCTGATTAG
- a CDS encoding nitroreductase family protein: MDFHELIINRRSIRKYTDEPIAQEDVRLILEAALLSPTSKSARAWQLVAIEDKSTLEQLAACKPAGAMSVAGCPLAIAVTVDSTKSEAWVEDASVAASYMQLQAAALGLGSCWVQVYGRFAADGTPSDQYVQEILGIPEECSVLCIISFGHPNEIRKPQDTEKLKWENVHIGKW; this comes from the coding sequence ATGGATTTTCACGAACTGATAATCAATAGGCGTTCAATACGTAAATACACCGACGAACCAATAGCCCAAGAGGATGTCAGACTCATCCTGGAGGCAGCCTTGCTATCCCCTACCTCCAAGAGTGCCAGAGCATGGCAATTAGTTGCAATCGAGGACAAGTCAACACTCGAACAGCTTGCAGCATGCAAGCCGGCAGGAGCCATGTCAGTGGCAGGTTGCCCATTGGCAATTGCTGTGACTGTTGATTCTACAAAATCAGAAGCCTGGGTTGAAGATGCTTCAGTAGCAGCTTCATATATGCAACTCCAGGCGGCAGCTCTCGGACTCGGATCTTGTTGGGTACAGGTATATGGCAGATTTGCAGCCGATGGAACCCCTTCCGACCAGTACGTACAGGAGATACTCGGCATACCAGAAGAATGCTCGGTGCTATGCATTATTTCATTCGGACACCCGAATGAAATACGCAAGCCACAGGACACAGAAAAACTAAAGTGGGAGAATGTCCATATCGGCAAATGGTGA